From a single Candidatus Neomarinimicrobiota bacterium genomic region:
- a CDS encoding YbaN family protein, with amino-acid sequence MVAGTICVGLGALGIFLPLLPTTPFLLLAAACYIRSSDKFYHWLITNRWFGRYIKNYREGKGVTITTKVTAISLLWLTIGYSAFFVVDNWIVRALLLLIAAAVTTHLVLLKTLKRPE; translated from the coding sequence ATTGTAGCGGGAACCATCTGTGTTGGATTGGGTGCCCTGGGAATATTCCTCCCGCTGTTGCCCACTACCCCATTTCTCCTGCTCGCGGCCGCATGTTACATCCGCAGCTCGGATAAATTCTACCACTGGCTGATAACCAACCGCTGGTTCGGCCGCTACATCAAGAATTATCGCGAAGGGAAAGGGGTGACTATCACCACCAAGGTTACCGCCATCAGCCTGCTCTGGCTGACGATAGGCTATTCCGCCTTTTTCGTGGTTGACAACTGGATTGTGCGCGCCTTGTTGCTCCTGATTGCCGCCGCCGTCACCACTCATCTCGTTCTATTGAAGACCCTGAAGCGGCCGGAATGA